One genomic region from Euzebya tangerina encodes:
- a CDS encoding DNA alkylation repair protein — MSPAEMVKALAGEYAEAANPENAAGMSAYMRDHFPFHGIKAPERRTIDREIRGRGPKRPDHHYLVKVARGCWTRKEREFQYFAVDYLRKHYRRLDPGFLDIGREFIVTKSWWDTVDILAGGCIGPFVRANNCVQEMDSWIVSDNIWVARTALLHQLGAKEDTDAERLFTYCLQRATDTEFFIRKAIGWSLRQYARTDPHAVRTFVEKNDGVLSPLSKREAMKHLGKG; from the coding sequence ATGAGTCCTGCAGAGATGGTCAAAGCCCTGGCCGGGGAGTACGCCGAGGCCGCCAACCCCGAGAATGCCGCTGGGATGAGCGCCTACATGCGCGACCACTTCCCCTTCCACGGCATCAAGGCGCCGGAGCGGCGGACCATCGATCGAGAGATCCGGGGTCGCGGACCCAAGCGGCCCGATCACCACTACCTCGTCAAGGTGGCGCGGGGCTGCTGGACACGCAAGGAGCGGGAGTTCCAGTACTTCGCGGTCGACTACCTGCGCAAGCACTACCGCAGACTGGACCCCGGCTTCCTCGACATCGGGCGCGAGTTCATCGTCACGAAGAGCTGGTGGGACACCGTCGACATCCTTGCCGGCGGCTGCATCGGACCCTTCGTGCGAGCGAACAACTGCGTCCAGGAGATGGACAGCTGGATCGTCTCCGACAACATCTGGGTGGCCCGGACCGCGCTGCTGCACCAACTCGGGGCGAAGGAAGACACCGACGCCGAGCGGCTGTTCACCTACTGCCTCCAGCGCGCGACGGACACCGAGTTCTTCATCCGCAAGGCCATCGGCTGGAGCCTGCGGCAGTACGCCCGGACCGACCCGCACGCCGTCCGGACCTTCGTGGAGAAGAACGACGGGGTGCTCAGCCCCCTGTCCAAGCGCGAGGCGATGAAGCACCTGGGCAAGGGGTAG
- a CDS encoding SDR family NAD(P)-dependent oxidoreductase encodes MSTRAFTRALVTGASSGLGDTYARTLAADGVDLVVVARSTDKLTALRDELDVDVEVITADLLDPTALQKVADRLRAAPPVDLLINNAGFGGDRPYHKADLDAELSQVGIHITAMMTLTHAALRAMRASGAGGGILNVSSIAGFQPLPGMATYAACKAYETTWSEAVRLENINAGVHVTAVCPGFVDTPMVRDAEGTSAVPDRLLLSPETVVAESLRGVAENKAVVVPGRTWKAATAVTQSLPRSATRALVRGFGKLA; translated from the coding sequence ATGAGCACACGCGCCTTCACCCGTGCCCTGGTGACCGGAGCCTCGTCTGGACTGGGCGACACCTATGCCCGGACCCTGGCTGCTGACGGGGTCGACCTGGTGGTCGTCGCGCGGTCGACCGACAAGTTGACGGCACTGCGGGACGAGCTCGATGTGGACGTCGAGGTGATCACCGCCGACCTGCTGGACCCGACGGCCCTGCAGAAGGTCGCCGACCGATTGAGGGCGGCACCACCGGTGGACCTGCTGATCAACAACGCCGGCTTCGGCGGCGACCGGCCCTATCACAAAGCAGATCTGGACGCCGAGCTGAGCCAGGTCGGCATTCACATCACCGCGATGATGACCCTCACCCACGCAGCCCTTCGGGCCATGCGCGCGAGCGGAGCGGGTGGTGGGATCCTCAACGTCTCCTCCATCGCCGGGTTCCAGCCACTGCCCGGCATGGCCACCTACGCCGCCTGCAAGGCCTACGAGACGACCTGGTCCGAGGCCGTCCGGCTGGAGAACATCAACGCCGGCGTCCACGTCACGGCCGTCTGCCCGGGCTTCGTGGACACGCCGATGGTGCGCGACGCCGAGGGCACCTCGGCGGTTCCGGATCGACTGCTGCTGAGCCCCGAGACCGTCGTGGCCGAGAGCCTTCGCGGGGTCGCCGAGAACAAGGCCGTCGTGGTCCCGGGACGCACCTGGAAGGCCGCAACCGCCGTCACCCAGAGCCTCCCTCGCAGCGCCACCCGGGCCCTCGTCCGTGGGTTCGGAAAGCTCGCATGA
- a CDS encoding SixA phosphatase family protein, giving the protein MNEGDSTEPRNRLAIMRHADAAPPGPRTSDADRSLTELGRHRAADRRGIVRAFGPSLTLCSSARRAQETMAELGDAVGDHLIEEGLYHASPTSLLQRLSAVEEHTSRVLVIAHMPTVRMLAEGLIGRAAADRVGGLPFAPGAVAVLDVDVSWAAIDGGVASLAAFHS; this is encoded by the coding sequence ATGAATGAGGGAGATTCGACGGAACCGCGGAACCGGCTGGCGATCATGCGGCACGCCGATGCCGCGCCCCCCGGGCCACGTACGTCCGACGCAGATCGCAGCTTGACCGAGCTGGGTCGACATCGAGCGGCAGACCGTCGCGGCATCGTCCGGGCGTTCGGACCCTCGCTCACGTTGTGCTCGAGCGCGCGCCGAGCGCAGGAGACCATGGCCGAGTTGGGCGACGCGGTCGGCGATCACCTGATCGAGGAGGGTCTGTACCACGCTTCGCCGACCAGCCTGCTCCAGCGGCTCAGTGCGGTTGAGGAGCACACGAGCCGGGTGCTCGTCATCGCCCACATGCCCACCGTCCGGATGCTGGCGGAGGGATTGATCGGCCGCGCCGCCGCGGACCGAGTGGGTGGTCTGCCGTTTGCGCCCGGTGCCGTCGCGGTGCTGGACGTGGACGTCAGCTGGGCGGCCATCGATGGTGGCGTGGCCTCGCTGGCCGCCTTCCACTCCTGA
- a CDS encoding FAD-binding domain-containing protein, which yields MPQLPTPTLGDAVSWVAEHLGHLCSDEPRASEAFTGGQTAADQALADYDVRGYAGKRNEVWPPSRRGASKLSPYIRYSLLPLPRVWEHVAGGPQRDVKKFRDELLWQEFARHAYARLGHRLAEPLRGEPVVSPDPPEDPWDRRMACMDVVMEELETDGWMVNQTRMWAASQWSVRHGATWREGEDRMFTHLLDGSRAANRLGWQWTIGTGTTKRYGFSRWQVEKRAPDLCQSCDLRNSCPIQSWPSAGKEAPRLDRVDPLIKRDPDLEFTRGPLVTQQAGVPEMVWLTAESLGDADPALQAHPEVPVVFVFDEPLLEGLRLSGKRLVFLTQTLADLATRRDMTVCLGDPAEDLRGTDVATTFAPVPGWRSRSAQVSVVATHPWPWLRPPHDRSIQSFTAWRKALS from the coding sequence ATGCCCCAACTCCCCACACCGACGCTGGGCGACGCCGTCAGCTGGGTGGCCGAGCACCTGGGGCACCTCTGCTCGGACGAGCCCAGGGCCAGCGAGGCCTTCACCGGGGGTCAGACCGCGGCGGACCAGGCTCTGGCCGACTACGACGTCCGTGGGTACGCCGGCAAACGCAACGAGGTGTGGCCGCCATCACGCCGAGGGGCATCGAAGCTGTCGCCGTACATCCGGTACTCGCTGCTCCCGCTGCCGCGCGTCTGGGAGCACGTCGCGGGAGGTCCGCAGCGGGATGTCAAGAAGTTCCGAGACGAGTTGCTGTGGCAGGAGTTCGCCCGCCACGCCTACGCCCGCCTCGGCCACCGGCTGGCCGAACCACTGCGTGGTGAGCCTGTGGTCTCCCCCGACCCGCCGGAGGACCCGTGGGACCGTCGGATGGCATGCATGGACGTCGTGATGGAGGAGCTCGAGACCGACGGCTGGATGGTGAATCAGACCCGGATGTGGGCGGCCTCGCAGTGGTCAGTCCGACACGGCGCCACCTGGCGGGAGGGGGAGGATCGCATGTTCACCCACCTCCTCGACGGCTCGCGGGCCGCCAACCGCCTGGGGTGGCAGTGGACCATCGGCACGGGCACCACGAAGCGGTACGGCTTCAGCCGTTGGCAGGTCGAGAAGCGGGCGCCCGACCTGTGTCAGTCCTGCGACCTGCGAAACAGCTGCCCCATCCAGTCGTGGCCCTCAGCCGGCAAGGAGGCACCCCGGCTGGACCGGGTGGATCCGCTGATCAAGCGCGACCCCGACCTCGAGTTCACGCGCGGACCGCTGGTCACCCAGCAGGCGGGCGTTCCCGAGATGGTGTGGCTGACGGCGGAGTCGCTCGGCGACGCTGACCCCGCACTCCAGGCCCACCCCGAGGTCCCCGTCGTGTTCGTGTTCGACGAGCCGCTGCTGGAGGGGCTCCGGCTCTCGGGGAAGCGGCTGGTGTTCCTGACGCAGACGTTGGCAGACCTGGCCACTCGTCGTGACATGACGGTCTGCCTGGGCGACCCGGCCGAGGACCTGCGCGGCACCGACGTGGCCACCACGTTCGCGCCGGTCCCGGGCTGGCGGTCGCGGTCGGCACAGGTGTCCGTCGTGGCCACGCATCCTTGGCCGTGGTTGCGGCCACCCCACGACCGGTCCATCCAGTCGTTCACGGCGTGGCGCAAGGCGCTGTCATGA
- a CDS encoding SMP-30/gluconolactonase/LRE family protein: MAHTDVPKPPVDPQVWTPPPDPGLTGLYERNDVLAEAEFWPVPDQGPEDVAVTSDGVVFTGTLDSSILRISHGGDRIERVVRTGGRPLGIEILPDGRVLVCDTHRGLLAIDPDRGAIEELVTEVGGERLICTNNAAVARDGSIYFSDSSRRFPVEHYKGDIIEHSGTGRLLRRAPDGTVETLLDGLQFANGVALSPDEEFVLVAETGAYEIRRLWLEGPMAGRSETFATMPGFPDNLSTGPTGTFWCAAASDRNGLLDSLFPKHPSLRKAVWNLPDALQPAPAKMALVFGYDSNGTLTHNLQVHGGDFIVATGAREHDGHLYVGSLESRGILRHRL, translated from the coding sequence ATGGCCCACACCGACGTCCCCAAGCCCCCGGTCGACCCGCAGGTCTGGACCCCACCGCCCGACCCCGGCCTGACCGGGCTGTACGAGCGCAACGACGTGCTGGCCGAGGCGGAGTTCTGGCCGGTGCCGGACCAGGGTCCCGAGGACGTGGCCGTCACCTCCGACGGCGTGGTGTTCACCGGGACCCTGGATTCCTCGATCCTGCGGATCAGCCACGGCGGTGACCGGATCGAGCGCGTCGTCCGGACCGGTGGGCGGCCGCTCGGCATCGAGATCCTCCCGGACGGGCGGGTCCTGGTCTGTGACACCCACCGCGGTCTCCTGGCGATCGATCCGGACAGGGGCGCCATCGAGGAGCTGGTGACCGAGGTCGGCGGCGAGCGACTGATCTGCACCAACAACGCTGCCGTGGCCCGTGATGGGTCGATCTACTTCTCCGACTCCTCCCGCCGGTTCCCGGTCGAGCACTACAAGGGCGACATCATCGAGCACAGCGGGACCGGACGGCTGCTCCGTCGGGCGCCGGACGGGACGGTCGAGACCCTGCTGGATGGGTTGCAGTTCGCCAACGGCGTGGCGCTCTCACCGGATGAGGAGTTCGTCCTGGTCGCGGAGACCGGGGCCTATGAGATCCGACGGCTGTGGCTGGAGGGGCCGATGGCCGGACGCTCCGAGACCTTCGCGACGATGCCGGGATTCCCCGACAACCTCTCGACCGGGCCGACCGGCACCTTCTGGTGTGCGGCCGCGTCGGACCGCAACGGCTTGCTGGACAGCTTGTTCCCCAAGCACCCGAGCCTGCGCAAGGCCGTCTGGAACCTGCCGGACGCCCTCCAGCCCGCACCCGCCAAGATGGCGCTGGTCTTCGGGTACGACAGCAATGGGACGCTCACCCACAACCTCCAGGTCCACGGCGGGGACTTCATCGTCGCGACCGGCGCCCGGGAACACGACGGCCACCTGTACGTGGGGTCGCTCGAATCGCGGGGCATTCTGCGCCACCGGCTGTGA
- a CDS encoding pseudouridine-5'-phosphate glycosidase, with amino-acid sequence MSDPLSSGAVIVHDEVQQALHDGVGVVALESTLIAHGLPRGQNLDVAEQLEKIVRNTGAVPATIAVIDGKPHIGLDGSSLARIAQEDDVAKLSIRDLGPAMATRRTGATTVASTSHLAAVAGIKVFATGGLGGVHREARDSWDESADLAALARTPMIVVCAGVKSILDVSATLERLESHGVPVLGYQTSQFPGFYLRSSGQPIDWTVSSTEQVAEVHTAMGHLGLGDRAIVLANPIAAKDQLDPTLHDRVLHSGLALLTSRRITGKDVTPFLLDHFHTSTGGESLRVNIRVVEGNAALAAEVAVQVASS; translated from the coding sequence ATGAGCGATCCACTGTCAAGCGGTGCCGTCATCGTTCACGACGAGGTCCAGCAGGCCCTCCACGACGGCGTCGGTGTGGTTGCCCTTGAGTCCACCCTGATCGCCCACGGCCTGCCACGCGGACAGAACCTGGACGTGGCCGAACAGTTGGAGAAGATCGTCCGCAACACCGGGGCGGTACCCGCCACGATCGCCGTCATCGACGGCAAGCCGCACATCGGCCTGGACGGCAGCAGCCTGGCCCGCATCGCCCAGGAGGACGACGTCGCGAAGCTGTCAATACGGGACCTGGGCCCGGCCATGGCCACTCGGAGGACTGGCGCGACCACGGTGGCCTCGACCTCACACCTTGCCGCCGTCGCCGGGATCAAGGTCTTCGCGACCGGCGGACTCGGCGGCGTCCATCGCGAGGCCCGTGACTCGTGGGACGAGTCCGCCGACCTCGCCGCGCTGGCCCGGACCCCGATGATCGTGGTCTGCGCGGGCGTCAAGTCGATCCTGGATGTGAGCGCCACGCTGGAGCGGCTGGAGAGCCACGGCGTTCCCGTCCTCGGGTACCAGACCAGCCAGTTCCCGGGCTTCTACCTGCGCAGCTCGGGCCAGCCCATCGACTGGACCGTCTCGTCCACCGAGCAGGTGGCCGAGGTCCACACCGCCATGGGACACCTCGGCCTGGGAGACCGCGCCATCGTGCTGGCCAACCCGATCGCGGCGAAGGACCAGCTGGACCCGACCCTGCACGACCGCGTGCTGCACTCCGGCCTGGCACTGCTCACCAGTCGTCGCATCACGGGCAAGGACGTCACGCCCTTCCTGTTGGACCACTTCCACACCTCGACCGGCGGCGAGAGCCTTCGGGTCAACATCCGTGTGGTCGAGGGCAACGCGGCCCTGGCAGCGGAGGTCGCCGTCCAGGTCGCCTCCTCGTGA
- a CDS encoding LLM class F420-dependent oxidoreductase, producing the protein MSRQAKVGIQLHPQATTMSAITDAAKAAEDAGADSVWTWDHFFPLYGDADAEHFEGWMTLSAIAHATERVQVGHLVVCNSYRNPELLADMARTLDHAAGGRVTLGIGSGWFERDYTEYGYEFGTAIGRLHDLRDALPRIKSRLAALNPGPVGDLPLLIGGGGEKVTLRLVAQHADAWNFVSDADDALDVFTRKMGILDQHCADVGRDPAAIERTMLLGPQHVEQADGFIEAGAQHLILMSGAPFGLEPLEDLIAAVS; encoded by the coding sequence ATGTCCCGCCAAGCCAAGGTCGGAATCCAACTCCATCCCCAGGCAACCACCATGTCCGCGATCACCGACGCCGCGAAGGCCGCCGAGGACGCCGGTGCCGACAGCGTGTGGACCTGGGACCACTTCTTCCCGCTCTACGGTGACGCCGACGCCGAGCACTTCGAGGGGTGGATGACCCTCTCCGCGATCGCCCACGCCACCGAGCGGGTGCAGGTCGGTCACCTGGTCGTCTGCAACAGCTACCGCAACCCCGAACTGCTGGCCGACATGGCACGAACCCTCGACCACGCCGCCGGAGGCCGGGTGACCCTCGGCATCGGTTCAGGCTGGTTCGAGCGCGACTACACCGAGTACGGCTACGAGTTCGGAACGGCCATCGGCCGACTGCACGACCTGCGAGACGCCCTTCCCCGCATCAAGAGCCGACTGGCTGCCCTCAACCCGGGACCCGTCGGAGACCTCCCCCTCCTGATCGGCGGAGGCGGCGAGAAGGTCACCCTCCGGTTGGTGGCCCAGCACGCCGATGCCTGGAACTTCGTCTCCGACGCCGACGACGCACTGGACGTGTTCACCCGCAAGATGGGGATCCTGGACCAGCACTGCGCCGACGTCGGCCGTGATCCGGCAGCGATCGAACGCACGATGCTGCTCGGCCCCCAGCACGTCGAGCAGGCAGATGGCTTCATCGAAGCCGGGGCGCAGCACCTGATCCTGATGAGCGGGGCGCCGTTCGGCCTGGAACCCCTCGAGGATCTGATCGCGGCCGTCAGCTGA
- a CDS encoding sodium:solute symporter produces MLEPLLGTVLLGAALLVFVGLGLSAGRDDDVESYISARGTQGPLSIGLSFLAAGLGAWILFAPPEVGAGVGLLGVLGYAVGAGLPVLLFGLLGRRIRRAVPEGHSIGEFARLRYGRGFAALVFLISVGYMFFFVTAELTSVAGVTGIVAGVDARLTVLAVAGATLVYTTWGGLRASLVTDRWQAGLIVALVAVGFVAAFGAVDGGGQAIGESGLLGVSRVGWEVALTLVIAVASANMFHQGYWQRVWAASDEGVLRRGAGIGVALTVPVVVVLGLFGILAAGSGQGLDVSPVPFFALTTELSTGIGAVVLVLGVSLVASSVDTLETGLFSLIAAEVPGMTMGTARLVTVAVMVPAVVVAFQGLSVLRLFLIADLLCAGVVVPLLAGLWSRVSSAAAMSGALAGLAGAVVPGLISTGSLVEALRLASFPGATPTLPPFLGALGLSALVTFAVSLAGGDRRDGATVELKTTDA; encoded by the coding sequence ATGCTGGAACCACTGCTCGGAACGGTCCTGCTCGGGGCGGCCTTGCTGGTCTTCGTCGGATTGGGGCTCTCGGCTGGCCGGGACGACGACGTCGAGAGCTACATCTCCGCTCGTGGGACACAAGGCCCGCTGTCGATCGGCCTCTCCTTCCTGGCGGCGGGTCTGGGCGCGTGGATCCTCTTCGCGCCGCCGGAGGTGGGTGCCGGTGTCGGCCTCCTGGGTGTCCTCGGCTACGCGGTCGGAGCGGGGCTGCCGGTCCTGCTGTTCGGCCTGCTCGGACGTCGGATCCGCCGGGCGGTGCCTGAAGGACACTCCATCGGCGAGTTCGCACGACTGCGGTACGGCCGCGGGTTCGCCGCACTGGTCTTCCTCATCAGCGTCGGCTACATGTTCTTCTTCGTCACTGCGGAGCTGACATCGGTCGCCGGTGTGACTGGCATCGTGGCCGGCGTCGACGCCCGCCTCACGGTGCTGGCCGTGGCAGGGGCGACGCTGGTGTACACGACGTGGGGCGGGCTGCGGGCGTCGCTGGTGACCGACCGCTGGCAGGCCGGGCTGATCGTGGCCCTGGTCGCAGTCGGGTTCGTGGCCGCGTTCGGAGCGGTGGACGGTGGCGGGCAGGCGATCGGCGAGAGTGGTCTGCTCGGGGTGAGCCGCGTGGGGTGGGAGGTGGCGCTGACTCTGGTGATCGCCGTCGCCTCCGCCAACATGTTCCACCAGGGGTACTGGCAGCGGGTGTGGGCGGCGTCGGATGAGGGGGTGCTCCGGCGAGGTGCCGGGATCGGCGTGGCGCTGACCGTGCCGGTGGTGGTGGTGCTCGGCCTGTTCGGGATCCTGGCCGCGGGGAGCGGTCAGGGCCTCGATGTGTCTCCGGTGCCGTTCTTCGCGCTGACGACCGAGCTGTCGACCGGGATCGGAGCCGTGGTGCTGGTGCTCGGTGTGTCGTTGGTGGCCTCGTCGGTGGACACCTTGGAGACGGGGCTCTTCTCGCTCATCGCCGCCGAGGTGCCGGGGATGACGATGGGGACGGCGCGGCTCGTGACCGTGGCGGTCATGGTCCCCGCGGTGGTCGTGGCCTTCCAGGGCCTGAGCGTCCTGCGGCTGTTCCTGATCGCCGACCTGCTCTGTGCTGGAGTGGTGGTCCCGTTGCTGGCCGGGTTGTGGTCCCGGGTCAGCTCGGCGGCGGCGATGTCGGGGGCGCTGGCCGGCCTTGCGGGTGCGGTGGTCCCCGGGTTGATCTCGACGGGATCGCTGGTCGAGGCGCTCCGGCTGGCCTCGTTCCCGGGGGCCACGCCGACGTTGCCGCCGTTCCTCGGGGCATTGGGGCTGTCAGCGCTTGTCACGTTCGCGGTGTCGCTGGCCGGGGGCGACAGGCGGGACGGGGCCACCGTCGAACTGAAGACGACGGACGCCTAG
- a CDS encoding carbohydrate kinase family protein, which translates to MIVVVGDVLLDVVVTPDGPTARGSDTPATIITRQGGSAASTAAWLARLGIPVTLVAAVGDDGPGTAIRGELTTLGVTCAFAVKPGLATGSVVAVVTSAGEHHDRDMYTSRGASGLLAPADLTDAIGSQATHVHLSGYTLLHPGSRSAGLAAIGAARAAGVPISVDPASTAPLAEVGAEAFLEWVGRPVLLTPNLDEGRLLTSADTAEEVATALAARCGEAVVTCGADGVVWSDGNEILSRSAPAVPGGDPVGAGDAFTAGFLAARTGGLDVGAQLDAGLRTAERALLRSGPPPG; encoded by the coding sequence ATGATCGTCGTGGTCGGCGACGTCCTGCTGGACGTGGTCGTGACGCCGGACGGGCCGACGGCTCGCGGCAGCGACACTCCCGCCACCATCATCACCCGGCAAGGCGGATCGGCAGCCTCCACGGCGGCGTGGCTGGCTCGGCTGGGCATCCCCGTCACCTTGGTGGCAGCAGTCGGGGACGACGGACCGGGCACAGCCATCCGGGGCGAGCTGACCACGCTGGGCGTGACCTGCGCGTTCGCCGTCAAGCCCGGCCTGGCCACGGGGTCCGTCGTGGCGGTCGTCACCTCCGCCGGGGAGCACCACGACCGGGACATGTACACCAGCCGGGGCGCCTCCGGGCTGTTGGCTCCGGCTGACCTGACCGACGCCATCGGATCCCAGGCCACCCACGTCCACCTCAGCGGCTACACCCTGCTCCACCCTGGAAGCCGGTCCGCGGGACTGGCCGCCATCGGGGCCGCTCGTGCGGCGGGCGTGCCGATCAGCGTCGACCCCGCCTCCACCGCGCCGCTGGCCGAGGTCGGTGCCGAGGCCTTCCTGGAGTGGGTCGGCCGTCCGGTCCTGCTCACCCCGAACCTGGACGAGGGCCGGCTGCTGACCTCGGCTGACACCGCCGAGGAGGTTGCGACGGCACTGGCAGCGCGCTGCGGCGAGGCGGTGGTGACCTGCGGCGCTGACGGCGTGGTCTGGTCGGACGGCAACGAGATCCTCAGCCGGTCAGCACCAGCGGTTCCGGGCGGGGACCCCGTCGGGGCAGGGGACGCATTCACCGCCGGATTCCTCGCGGCGCGGACCGGTGGCCTCGATGTCGGCGCCCAACTGGACGCCGGGCTCCGCACCGCGGAGCGAGCGCTGCTCCGGTCGGGCCCGCCGCCGGGGTAG
- a CDS encoding DUF2256 and DUF3253 domain-containing protein, with protein MGRQRGPAAEPDEKTCAICGRRIEWRKKWADDWEQVRYCSDACRRRRREDTESLERAVLDLLGQRPASSSICPSDVARERRPEDWRPLMEPVREAARRLVAKGQAEITQGGEVVDPSTAKGPIRIRRPR; from the coding sequence ATGGGCCGCCAACGTGGTCCCGCGGCTGAGCCCGACGAGAAGACCTGCGCCATCTGTGGTCGACGGATCGAGTGGCGGAAGAAGTGGGCCGACGACTGGGAGCAGGTGAGGTACTGCTCCGACGCCTGCCGCCGTCGGCGGCGGGAGGACACCGAGTCCCTGGAGCGCGCCGTCCTCGACCTGCTCGGTCAGCGGCCGGCCAGCAGCTCGATCTGCCCCTCCGACGTGGCCCGCGAGAGGCGGCCGGAGGACTGGCGGCCGTTGATGGAGCCGGTTCGGGAGGCCGCCCGGCGGCTGGTCGCCAAGGGCCAGGCGGAGATAACCCAGGGCGGCGAGGTGGTGGACCCCTCGACGGCAAAGGGGCCGATCCGGATCCGCCGCCCGCGGTGA
- a CDS encoding IS110 family transposase, with amino-acid sequence MTSIADQHSGVTIGVDTHKDAHVAAVLDHAGRVVDTRQFSADRHGHCALHDWAIRHGEVVAVGIEGTGSYGAGLHRHLAGVGLPCIEVNHTNRQHRRRHGKSDTADAIGAARAVQSGQADGRPRGNDGLVEALRTIRVALRSAIRSRSQAINQLRALVVTAPEPLAQRFRHLTRDELVSRASGLRPSADSSATTATKHAMRSLARRIRVLDVEIEDLRAERDRYVWLVAPIQLMDEHGVGPDVASDLLIAFGDNPDRIRSESSFAALCGVSPVDASSGKSQRHRLNRGGDRQANKALYRIVTCRMASDERTQRHVAQTIARGKTKREAIRILKRYVARHIWRLLQQHPPRLDNP; translated from the coding sequence ATGACCAGCATCGCAGACCAGCATTCCGGCGTCACCATCGGGGTGGACACCCACAAGGACGCACACGTCGCGGCCGTGCTCGACCACGCGGGGCGAGTCGTGGACACCCGCCAGTTCAGCGCTGACCGGCACGGCCACTGCGCCCTGCACGACTGGGCCATCAGGCACGGGGAGGTCGTGGCCGTCGGCATAGAGGGCACCGGCTCCTACGGCGCGGGACTGCACCGACACCTCGCTGGCGTCGGCCTGCCGTGCATCGAGGTCAACCACACGAACCGGCAGCACCGCCGCCGCCACGGCAAGTCAGACACCGCCGACGCGATCGGCGCGGCCCGCGCCGTGCAGTCCGGCCAGGCCGACGGGCGACCGCGGGGCAACGATGGGCTCGTCGAGGCCCTGCGGACCATCCGTGTCGCGCTGCGATCAGCGATCCGGTCCCGCTCTCAGGCGATCAACCAGCTTCGCGCACTGGTCGTGACCGCCCCCGAACCGCTCGCACAGCGGTTTCGTCACCTCACACGAGACGAGCTCGTCAGCCGCGCATCCGGCCTGCGGCCGAGCGCCGACAGCTCCGCGACCACCGCAACCAAACACGCGATGCGCAGCCTCGCCCGGCGGATCCGCGTCCTCGACGTGGAGATCGAGGACCTGCGAGCCGAACGCGACCGCTATGTCTGGCTGGTGGCACCCATCCAGCTCATGGACGAGCACGGGGTGGGCCCCGACGTGGCCTCCGACCTGCTGATCGCATTCGGTGACAACCCCGACCGCATCCGCTCGGAGTCCTCATTCGCCGCGCTCTGCGGCGTCTCACCCGTCGACGCCTCAAGCGGCAAGTCGCAGCGGCACCGCCTCAACCGCGGTGGTGACCGCCAGGCGAACAAGGCGCTGTACCGCATCGTCACCTGCCGCATGGCAAGCGACGAGAGAACCCAGCGCCACGTCGCGCAGACCATCGCCCGCGGCAAGACCAAACGAGAAGCAATACGAATTCTCAAGCGCTACGTCGCACGGCACATCTGGAGACTCCTGCAGCAGCACCCGCCCAGGCTTGACAACCCATAG
- the tadA gene encoding tRNA adenosine(34) deaminase TadA, with product MAEAIRQAQEAQAHEDVPVGAVVLDSHGEVVATGENRREVDQDPTAHAEIVALRRASEVTGNWHLDGCTLVVTLEPCMMCAGAIVLARVDRVVYGASDPKAGVVSSVASLLDASFLNHAVAVTGGVRAEACGRLLTDFFAARRSGRAAGRRRPPD from the coding sequence ATGGCGGAGGCGATCCGGCAGGCGCAGGAGGCGCAGGCGCACGAGGACGTTCCGGTCGGCGCGGTTGTCCTGGACAGCCACGGCGAGGTGGTCGCAACGGGGGAGAACCGGCGCGAGGTCGACCAGGACCCGACGGCGCACGCTGAGATCGTGGCCCTGCGCCGGGCGTCGGAGGTGACGGGCAACTGGCACCTCGACGGCTGCACCCTGGTGGTGACCCTCGAGCCCTGCATGATGTGCGCCGGCGCCATCGTCCTGGCCCGTGTCGACCGAGTGGTCTACGGGGCCAGCGACCCCAAGGCGGGCGTGGTCTCCTCCGTCGCCAGCCTGCTGGACGCGTCGTTCCTGAATCACGCGGTAGCCGTGACCGGCGGGGTTCGGGCCGAGGCGTGCGGGCGGCTCCTGACGGACTTCTTCGCCGCGCGGCGCTCAGGACGGGCTGCGGGTCGGCGACGCCCGCCGGACTGA